A genomic segment from Gracilinanus agilis isolate LMUSP501 chromosome 1, AgileGrace, whole genome shotgun sequence encodes:
- the GAL3ST1 gene encoding galactosylceramide sulfotransferase isoform X1 encodes MPSLRKPWHSMAKALILGCLLTGFLLLFYAYLAPLQVNIADPQDETSCSSPPTLPVNTTEGSCQPKMDIVFMKTHKTASSTLLNILFRFGQKHHLKFAFPSGYNDFNYPSFFKRSLVHNYQPGDCFNIICNHMRFRYPEVRGLVAPNATFITVLRDPAHLFESSFHYFGMVVPFTWKLTGHNKLAKFLQDPHRYYDPKGFNAHYLRNLLFFDLGYDSGLDPRSPQVEEHILEVEQRFHLVMLQEYFDESLVLLKDLLCWELEDILYFKLNARRASAVPQLTGELYRRATEWNQLDALLYRHFNASFWRKVEAFGRERMAREVANLRRENERMRSICIDGGRAVDAEAIQESSMQPWQPLGTKTILGYNLKKRISQRHKQLCRKMLTPEMQYLIDLGVNLWVIRILKYIREFLRW; translated from the exons ATGCCTTCTCTGAGGAAACCCTGGCACTCTATGGCAAAGGCGCTCATCCTGGGATGCCTCCTCACCGGCTTCCTTCTGCTGTTCTATGCCTATCTGGCACCCCTGCAAGTCAACATAGCTGA CCCCCAAGATGAGACGTCCTGTTCTTCTCCTCCCACGCTGCCGGTCAACACCACGGAGGGCTCCTGCCAGCCAAAGATGGACATCGTGTTCATGAAGACCCACAAGACGGCCAGCAGCACCCTGCTCAACATCCTCTTCCGCTTTGGCCAGAAGCACCACCTCAAGTTCGCCTTCCCCAGCGGCTACAACGACTTCAACTATCCGTCCTTCTTCAAGCGGAGCCTGGTGCACAACTACCAGCCAGGGGACTGCTTCAACATCATCTGCAACCACATGCGATTCCGTTACCCCGAGGTGCGAGGCCTGGTGGCCCCCAACGCCACGTTCATCACGGTGCTGCGGGACCCGGCCCATCTCTTCGAGTCTTCCTTTCACTACTTCGGGATGGTGGTGCCCTTCACGTGGAAGCTCACGGGCCACAACAAGCTGGCCAAGTTCCTGCAGGACCCCCACCGCTACTACGACCCCAAAGGCTTCAACGCCCACTACCTCCGCAACCTGCTCTTCTTCGACCTGGGCTACGACAGCGGGCTGGACCCCCGCAGCCCCCAGGTGGAGGAGCACATCCTGGAGGTGGAGCAGAGGTTCCACTTGGTCATGCTGCAAGAGTACTTTGATGAGTCCCTGGTGCTACTGAAGGACCTCCTGTGCTGGGAGCTGGAGGACATCCTCTACTTCAAGCTCAATGCCCGCCGGGCCTCGGCCGTCCCCCAGCTGACCGGAGAGCTGTACCGGCGGGCCACCGAGTGGAACCAGCTGGACGCTCTCCTCTACCGCCACTTCAACGCCAGCTTCTGGCGCAAGGTGGAGGCCTTCGGGCGGGAGCGCATGGCCCGAGAGGTGGCCAACCTGCGGCGGGAGAACGAGCGCATGCGAAGTATCTGTATCGACGGGGGCCGGGCGGTGGACGCGGAGGCCATCCAGGAGTCGTCCATGCAGCCCTGGCAGCCGCTGGGGACCAAGACCATCCTCGGCTACAACCTGAAGAAGCGGATCAGTCAGCGGCACAAACAGCTGTGCCGGAAGATGCTCACCCCCGAGATGCAGTACCTGATCGACCTTGGAGTCAACCTGTGGGTCATCAGGATCCTGAAGTACATCAGGGAGTTCCTCCGGTGGTGA
- the GAL3ST1 gene encoding galactosylceramide sulfotransferase isoform X2, with translation MPSLRKPWHSMAKALILGCLLTGFLLLFYAYLAPLQIFAKKTPNETSCSSPPTLPVNTTEGSCQPKMDIVFMKTHKTASSTLLNILFRFGQKHHLKFAFPSGYNDFNYPSFFKRSLVHNYQPGDCFNIICNHMRFRYPEVRGLVAPNATFITVLRDPAHLFESSFHYFGMVVPFTWKLTGHNKLAKFLQDPHRYYDPKGFNAHYLRNLLFFDLGYDSGLDPRSPQVEEHILEVEQRFHLVMLQEYFDESLVLLKDLLCWELEDILYFKLNARRASAVPQLTGELYRRATEWNQLDALLYRHFNASFWRKVEAFGRERMAREVANLRRENERMRSICIDGGRAVDAEAIQESSMQPWQPLGTKTILGYNLKKRISQRHKQLCRKMLTPEMQYLIDLGVNLWVIRILKYIREFLRW, from the exons ATGCCTTCTCTGAGGAAACCCTGGCACTCTATGGCAAAGGCGCTCATCCTGGGATGCCTCCTCACCGGCTTCCTTCTGCTGTTCTATGCCTATCTGGCACCCCTGCAA atttttgccaagaaaaccccaaatgag ACGTCCTGTTCTTCTCCTCCCACGCTGCCGGTCAACACCACGGAGGGCTCCTGCCAGCCAAAGATGGACATCGTGTTCATGAAGACCCACAAGACGGCCAGCAGCACCCTGCTCAACATCCTCTTCCGCTTTGGCCAGAAGCACCACCTCAAGTTCGCCTTCCCCAGCGGCTACAACGACTTCAACTATCCGTCCTTCTTCAAGCGGAGCCTGGTGCACAACTACCAGCCAGGGGACTGCTTCAACATCATCTGCAACCACATGCGATTCCGTTACCCCGAGGTGCGAGGCCTGGTGGCCCCCAACGCCACGTTCATCACGGTGCTGCGGGACCCGGCCCATCTCTTCGAGTCTTCCTTTCACTACTTCGGGATGGTGGTGCCCTTCACGTGGAAGCTCACGGGCCACAACAAGCTGGCCAAGTTCCTGCAGGACCCCCACCGCTACTACGACCCCAAAGGCTTCAACGCCCACTACCTCCGCAACCTGCTCTTCTTCGACCTGGGCTACGACAGCGGGCTGGACCCCCGCAGCCCCCAGGTGGAGGAGCACATCCTGGAGGTGGAGCAGAGGTTCCACTTGGTCATGCTGCAAGAGTACTTTGATGAGTCCCTGGTGCTACTGAAGGACCTCCTGTGCTGGGAGCTGGAGGACATCCTCTACTTCAAGCTCAATGCCCGCCGGGCCTCGGCCGTCCCCCAGCTGACCGGAGAGCTGTACCGGCGGGCCACCGAGTGGAACCAGCTGGACGCTCTCCTCTACCGCCACTTCAACGCCAGCTTCTGGCGCAAGGTGGAGGCCTTCGGGCGGGAGCGCATGGCCCGAGAGGTGGCCAACCTGCGGCGGGAGAACGAGCGCATGCGAAGTATCTGTATCGACGGGGGCCGGGCGGTGGACGCGGAGGCCATCCAGGAGTCGTCCATGCAGCCCTGGCAGCCGCTGGGGACCAAGACCATCCTCGGCTACAACCTGAAGAAGCGGATCAGTCAGCGGCACAAACAGCTGTGCCGGAAGATGCTCACCCCCGAGATGCAGTACCTGATCGACCTTGGAGTCAACCTGTGGGTCATCAGGATCCTGAAGTACATCAGGGAGTTCCTCCGGTGGTGA